From Streptomyces zhihengii, the proteins below share one genomic window:
- a CDS encoding aminopeptidase P family protein, whose protein sequence is MTSTPTSSTPAPFTADDYRARMTRAAEAAAEAGLAGVLVAPGPDLVHLTGYRPVATERLTVLVLSAGREPVLVVPTLEAPDAAGAIAAPALTVRDWTDGKDPYAAVAPLLDARGRFAVSDNTWAMHLLGLQRELPAASYVSLTEALPMLRAVKDAHELARLEAAGAAADRAYAEILTARFAGRRETEVAADLAALLMRFGHSQVDFTVVGSGPNGANPHHEAGDRTIVAGDMVVLDFGGLKDGYGSDTTRTVHVGEPSPAEQHIHDVVREAQRAGIEAVRPGAACQDVDRAAREIIDEAGYGDLFIHRTGHGIGVTTHEPPYMIEGEEQPLVPGMCFSVEPGIYLPGRFGVRIEDIVTVTDDGARRFNTTPREMAIVE, encoded by the coding sequence ATGACCAGCACGCCGACGAGCAGCACGCCGGCACCGTTCACCGCCGACGACTACCGCGCCCGGATGACCCGCGCCGCGGAGGCCGCCGCCGAGGCGGGACTCGCCGGTGTGCTGGTCGCCCCGGGTCCCGACCTGGTGCACCTCACCGGCTACCGGCCCGTCGCGACCGAGCGGCTCACCGTCCTGGTGCTCTCCGCCGGCCGGGAGCCGGTCCTCGTGGTCCCCACCCTGGAGGCGCCGGACGCGGCCGGGGCCATCGCGGCGCCCGCGCTGACCGTGCGCGACTGGACCGACGGCAAGGACCCGTACGCCGCCGTCGCACCGCTGCTCGACGCCCGCGGCAGGTTCGCCGTCAGCGACAACACCTGGGCGATGCACCTGCTCGGCCTCCAGCGCGAACTGCCCGCCGCGTCCTACGTGTCGCTCACCGAGGCCCTGCCCATGCTCCGCGCCGTGAAGGACGCCCATGAACTGGCCCGCCTCGAAGCGGCGGGGGCGGCGGCGGACCGGGCGTACGCCGAGATCCTCACGGCACGCTTCGCGGGACGCAGGGAGACCGAGGTCGCGGCCGACCTCGCCGCGCTGCTGATGCGGTTCGGCCACTCCCAGGTCGACTTCACGGTCGTCGGCTCGGGGCCCAACGGCGCCAATCCCCACCACGAGGCGGGGGACCGGACCATCGTCGCGGGCGACATGGTGGTGCTCGACTTCGGCGGCCTGAAGGACGGGTACGGCTCCGACACCACCCGCACCGTGCACGTGGGCGAGCCCAGCCCGGCCGAGCAGCACATCCACGACGTGGTGCGCGAGGCGCAGCGGGCCGGCATCGAGGCGGTCCGGCCCGGAGCCGCCTGCCAGGACGTCGACCGCGCCGCGCGCGAGATCATCGACGAGGCCGGGTACGGGGACCTGTTCATCCACCGCACCGGCCACGGCATCGGCGTCACCACCCATGAGCCGCCCTACATGATCGAGGGCGAGGAGCAGCCGCTCGTCCCCGGGATGTGCTTCTCCGTCGAGCCCGGCATCTACCTCCCGGGCCGCTTCGGGGTGCGCATCGAGGACATCGTGACCGTCACCGACGACGGCGCCCGCCGGTTCAACACCACGCCGCGGGAGATGGCGATCGTCGAGTAG
- a CDS encoding VOC family protein, with amino-acid sequence MPHIALVTLVVRSYDEAIAFYTGPLGFELAEDTDRGDGTRWVVVRPPGAPEGTGLLLARAKDGEQAARVGSQTGGRVGFFLHTDDFARDHARMTAGGVRFLEEPRHEAYGSVAVFEDLYGNRWDLLEPR; translated from the coding sequence ATGCCCCACATCGCCCTGGTCACCCTGGTCGTCCGCTCGTACGACGAGGCCATCGCCTTCTACACGGGCCCGCTCGGTTTCGAGCTGGCCGAGGACACCGACCGCGGGGACGGCACCCGCTGGGTGGTCGTCCGCCCGCCCGGCGCCCCCGAGGGCACGGGTTTGCTGCTCGCCCGCGCGAAGGACGGGGAGCAGGCCGCCCGCGTCGGATCGCAGACCGGCGGCCGGGTCGGCTTCTTCCTCCACACCGACGACTTCGCCCGCGACCACGCCCGGATGACCGCGGGCGGCGTCCGCTTCCTGGAGGAGCCGCGGCACGAGGCGTACGGCTCGGTGGCGGTCTTCGAGGACCTGTACGGCAACCGCTGGGACCTGCTGGAACCGCGCTGA
- a CDS encoding cytochrome P450, whose product MHADMHLTPDPVPPGPSAVPPTPVSHRPVLLPGLPTGNEHELYEGYRVLREEHPLTYDASVGAWLLSRYTDVATALNDLRFTHGHRPGDDACAEHLAPVPQPMREVVKRTAYVLARRIAGREQADLVEEFCKWLPSGAVGVRGRTAGRALLAGRCVAQVSVREKALASFFANVIDHPDRVAALRAEPRLIARAWTESLRRDPPVLVVIRRTSARVTLSGGTLPAGATVACLIGAAGRDPERFREPDRFDMLRGDPGQLTYGLGGCPAVALAAMEAEYGLRALTEAMPRLRWAEGFRPVSSGLITRSPKSLLIRPRG is encoded by the coding sequence ATGCACGCCGACATGCACCTCACGCCCGACCCGGTACCGCCCGGCCCTTCGGCCGTGCCGCCCACGCCCGTCTCCCACCGGCCCGTCCTGCTGCCGGGGCTGCCGACCGGCAACGAGCACGAGCTCTACGAGGGGTACCGGGTGCTCCGCGAGGAGCACCCGCTCACCTACGACGCCTCCGTCGGGGCATGGCTGCTCAGCCGCTACACCGACGTCGCCACCGCGCTCAACGACCTCCGTTTCACGCACGGCCACCGGCCGGGCGACGACGCCTGCGCCGAGCATCTGGCGCCCGTGCCGCAGCCGATGCGCGAGGTCGTCAAGCGCACCGCCTACGTCCTGGCCCGGCGCATCGCCGGCCGGGAGCAGGCGGACCTGGTGGAGGAGTTCTGCAAATGGCTCCCGTCCGGTGCCGTCGGCGTCCGCGGCAGGACCGCCGGACGGGCGCTGCTCGCGGGGCGGTGCGTCGCGCAGGTGTCGGTGCGCGAGAAGGCGCTCGCGTCGTTCTTCGCCAACGTCATCGACCACCCCGACCGTGTCGCCGCGCTCCGGGCCGAACCGCGCCTGATCGCCCGCGCGTGGACGGAGTCGCTGCGGCGCGACCCTCCGGTGCTGGTGGTGATCCGCCGGACGTCGGCCAGGGTCACCCTGAGCGGCGGCACGCTGCCCGCCGGAGCCACCGTGGCGTGCCTGATCGGCGCGGCGGGCCGGGACCCGGAGCGGTTCCGCGAACCGGACCGCTTCGACATGCTCCGGGGCGACCCCGGGCAGCTCACCTACGGTCTCGGCGGCTGCCCGGCGGTGGCTCTCGCGGCGATGGAGGCCGAGTACGGGCTGCGGGCGCTCACCGAGGCGATGCCCCGGCTGCGCTGGGCCGAAGGATTCCGGCCGGTCTCCAGCGGACTGATCACCCGCTCCCCGAAGTCGCTGCTGATCCGCCCACGCGGCTGA
- a CDS encoding DUF1707 and FHA domain-containing protein translates to MTSSPEFHTYPARLSDAQRERVLDVLKEGAAQGRLSHDTFVRRMELALAAQVPAELDALTADLTEKGRLTRRLYRAVSHASAFSVRLRRAWQAEKLPPLLFPEPGPHPLRIGRDPANGLRLSHDTVSRLHAELSSQGRLWVLRDLGSTNGTTVNGRRVTGSIVVQDGDMVGFGSMSFRLTAR, encoded by the coding sequence GTGACGTCCTCTCCCGAGTTCCACACGTATCCCGCGCGGCTGTCGGACGCGCAGCGCGAGCGTGTCCTCGATGTGCTCAAAGAGGGCGCGGCGCAGGGCAGGCTGTCGCACGACACCTTCGTGCGCCGGATGGAACTCGCGCTGGCGGCGCAGGTGCCCGCCGAACTGGACGCGCTCACCGCCGACCTCACCGAGAAGGGGCGGCTCACCCGTCGGCTGTACCGGGCCGTGAGCCACGCGTCGGCGTTCTCGGTCCGGCTGCGCAGGGCCTGGCAGGCCGAGAAGCTGCCCCCGCTGCTCTTCCCCGAGCCCGGGCCGCACCCGCTGCGGATCGGCCGGGACCCGGCCAACGGGCTGCGCCTGAGCCATGACACCGTCTCGCGGCTGCACGCCGAGCTGAGCTCCCAGGGCCGGCTCTGGGTGCTGCGCGACCTCGGCTCCACCAACGGCACCACCGTCAACGGACGGCGGGTGACCGGCTCGATCGTCGTCCAGGACGGCGACATGGTCGGCTTCGGCAGCATGTCCTTCCGCCTGACCGCGCGCTGA
- a CDS encoding GH1 family beta-glucosidase, whose translation MPTPSEPMPLFPPGFLWGAAASAFQTEGAAATDGKGLSGWDAFAAAGRIKGGADAARGTGFHDRYREDVALLAGLGADVFRFSVSWPRVIPGGSGLVNAPGLDFYDRLVDELCARGIRPAPTLYHWDTPLPLDEAGGWLRRDTAERFAEYAAAVAGRLADRVPLWMTLNEPAEVTLLGYALGEHAPGRRLLFDALPAAHHQLLAHGLAAQALRAAGASRVGIAVSHSPVWTAGDGEDDRFAAGLYDTLTNHLFSDPLLTGAYPDEDIAALMPGPVAEDLAVIAQPLDFYGVNYYHPMLVGAPAGEAGGALDSFAGVGMPEGLPFGLRDIETAEHTDFGWPVVPDGLREVLTGLRDRYGKRLPPVIVTENGCSYEGTDDQRRIAFLDSHLRALHRAAAEGVDVRGYFTWSLTDNIEWAQGAAQRFGLVHIDYETLARTPKASYAWYRDMIAAQKRREPR comes from the coding sequence ATGCCGACGCCGTCAGAGCCGATGCCCCTCTTCCCGCCCGGATTCCTGTGGGGAGCCGCCGCCTCCGCCTTCCAGACCGAGGGTGCCGCCGCCACCGACGGCAAGGGCCTCTCGGGCTGGGACGCCTTCGCCGCGGCCGGACGGATCAAGGGCGGCGCGGACGCCGCACGCGGCACGGGCTTCCACGACCGGTACCGGGAGGATGTGGCCCTGCTCGCCGGGCTCGGCGCCGACGTCTTCCGCTTCTCGGTGAGCTGGCCCCGGGTGATCCCGGGCGGCAGCGGCCTGGTGAACGCCCCCGGCCTGGACTTCTACGACCGGCTCGTCGACGAGCTGTGCGCCCGCGGCATCCGGCCCGCGCCGACCCTCTACCACTGGGACACCCCGCTCCCGCTGGACGAGGCGGGCGGCTGGCTGCGCCGGGACACCGCCGAACGCTTCGCCGAGTACGCGGCCGCGGTGGCCGGCCGGCTCGCCGACCGGGTCCCCCTGTGGATGACCCTCAACGAACCGGCCGAGGTCACCCTCCTCGGCTACGCGCTCGGCGAGCACGCACCCGGCCGGCGCCTGCTCTTCGACGCGCTGCCCGCCGCGCACCACCAGCTCCTCGCCCACGGCCTCGCGGCACAGGCGCTGCGCGCCGCCGGCGCCTCCCGGGTCGGCATCGCCGTGTCCCACTCCCCTGTGTGGACGGCGGGCGACGGCGAGGACGACCGCTTCGCCGCGGGGCTGTACGACACGCTCACCAACCACCTCTTCTCCGACCCGCTGCTCACCGGCGCCTATCCGGACGAGGACATCGCCGCGCTGATGCCCGGACCGGTCGCCGAGGACCTGGCCGTGATCGCGCAGCCGCTCGACTTCTACGGCGTGAACTACTACCACCCGATGCTCGTCGGTGCGCCCGCCGGAGAAGCCGGGGGCGCCCTCGACAGCTTCGCCGGCGTCGGCATGCCCGAAGGGCTGCCGTTCGGGCTGCGCGACATCGAGACCGCCGAACACACCGACTTCGGCTGGCCGGTCGTCCCCGACGGGCTGCGCGAAGTACTCACCGGCCTCCGCGACCGCTACGGAAAGCGCCTGCCGCCGGTGATCGTCACGGAGAACGGATGCTCCTACGAGGGGACCGACGACCAGCGGCGCATCGCCTTCCTCGACTCCCACCTCCGCGCGCTGCACCGCGCCGCGGCGGAGGGGGTCGACGTACGGGGCTACTTCACCTGGTCCCTCACCGACAACATCGAGTGGGCCCAGGGCGCGGCGCAGCGCTTCGGCCTGGTGCACATCGACTACGAGACCCTGGCGCGCACGCCGAAGGCGTCGTACGCCTGGTACCGCGACATGATCGCGGCGCAGAAGCGGCGTGAGCCGCGGTAG
- the treZ gene encoding malto-oligosyltrehalose trehalohydrolase: MLFEVWAPHAEEKVTLRLEGEDLPMQPAQGRTGWWFTEAPAADGDRYGFALDGGPVRPDPRARRLPDGPDGLAAVVDHGRHVWQRDWPGLGLKGAVLYELHIGTYTAEGTLDAAAGRLAELADLGVTHVELMPLCPFPGTHGWGYDGVAPWAVHEPYGGPEALKRFVDTAHGLGLGVVLDVVHNHLGPAGNHLPAYGPYFTDTHHTPWGSAVNLDAAGSDEVRAYFLGSALAWLRDYRIDGLRLDAVHALADTRALTFLEELAAAVDALSADLGRPLFLIAESDLCDPRTTAPRAAGGIGLHAQWNDDFHHALHTALTGEAQGYYADFAGAPMAALAKTLTRVFFHDGTYSTFRGRTHGRPVDVTGTPAQRFLAYAQTHDQIGNRALGDRLSASLSPGLLACAAALVLTGPHTPMLFMGEEWGAGTPWQYFTDHTDPVLAEAVRTGRRREFAEHGWDADEIPDPQAPATRERSCLDRAEREREPHAGLLAWYRRLIALRRTLPDLTDPDLAAVKVAYDEQGRWLVCRRGDLRVAVNLGTAPAAIPLGGGGRMVASWGDAEVPGDDGVLLLGPESCVLLARS; this comes from the coding sequence CTGCTGTTCGAGGTGTGGGCACCGCATGCCGAGGAGAAGGTCACGCTGCGGCTGGAGGGCGAGGACCTGCCCATGCAGCCGGCGCAGGGCCGGACGGGCTGGTGGTTCACGGAGGCGCCGGCGGCCGACGGCGACCGGTACGGATTCGCCCTGGACGGCGGTCCCGTCCGGCCCGACCCGCGTGCGCGCCGCCTCCCCGACGGCCCGGACGGCCTCGCGGCGGTGGTCGACCACGGCCGTCACGTCTGGCAGCGGGACTGGCCGGGGCTGGGGCTGAAGGGCGCCGTCCTGTACGAGCTGCACATCGGCACGTACACCGCCGAGGGCACCCTGGACGCGGCGGCCGGGCGTCTCGCGGAACTGGCGGACCTCGGTGTCACGCATGTGGAGCTGATGCCGCTCTGCCCGTTCCCGGGTACGCACGGCTGGGGGTACGACGGGGTGGCGCCCTGGGCGGTGCACGAACCGTACGGCGGCCCCGAGGCACTGAAGCGCTTTGTCGACACCGCCCACGGCCTCGGGCTGGGGGTCGTCCTCGACGTCGTGCACAACCACCTCGGGCCCGCGGGCAACCATCTGCCCGCGTACGGCCCGTACTTCACCGACACCCATCACACCCCGTGGGGCTCGGCGGTCAATCTGGACGCCGCCGGGTCCGACGAGGTGCGGGCCTACTTCCTCGGCAGCGCCCTCGCCTGGCTGCGTGACTACCGGATCGACGGGCTGCGGCTGGACGCGGTCCACGCGCTGGCGGACACCCGGGCGCTGACGTTCCTGGAGGAGCTGGCGGCGGCCGTCGACGCCCTCTCGGCCGATCTGGGCCGCCCGTTGTTCCTGATCGCCGAGTCGGATCTGTGCGACCCGCGGACGACGGCCCCCCGGGCGGCCGGCGGCATCGGCCTCCACGCCCAGTGGAACGACGACTTCCACCACGCCCTGCACACCGCGCTGACCGGCGAGGCGCAGGGCTACTACGCCGACTTCGCGGGCGCGCCGATGGCGGCCCTCGCCAAGACGCTGACCCGGGTCTTCTTCCACGACGGCACGTACTCGACGTTCCGCGGCCGCACCCACGGCCGTCCCGTGGACGTGACCGGCACCCCGGCGCAGCGGTTCCTGGCCTACGCGCAGACCCACGACCAGATCGGCAACCGGGCGCTCGGCGACCGGCTGTCCGCCAGCCTCTCCCCCGGGCTGCTGGCCTGCGCGGCGGCGCTCGTCCTGACGGGCCCGCACACGCCGATGCTGTTCATGGGCGAGGAGTGGGGCGCGGGCACGCCCTGGCAGTACTTCACCGACCACACCGACCCCGTGCTCGCCGAGGCCGTCCGCACGGGCCGGCGGCGGGAGTTCGCGGAGCACGGCTGGGACGCGGACGAGATCCCCGATCCGCAGGCTCCCGCGACCCGGGAGCGTTCCTGCCTGGACCGCGCGGAGCGCGAGCGCGAACCGCACGCGGGCCTGCTGGCCTGGTACCGCCGGCTGATCGCGCTGCGCCGTACGCTGCCCGACCTCACCGATCCCGATCTCGCGGCGGTGAAGGTCGCCTACGACGAGCAGGGGCGCTGGCTGGTGTGCCGCCGCGGGGACCTGCGGGTGGCCGTCAACCTGGGTACGGCTCCCGCCGCGATCCCGCTCGGCGGGGGCGGCCGGATGGTGGCCTCCTGGGGCGACGCGGAGGTGCCCGGCGACGACGGCGTGCTGCTGCTCGGCCCGGAGAGCTGCGTGCTGCTCGCGCGTTCCTGA
- a CDS encoding nucleoside/nucleotide kinase family protein yields the protein MAVHSVPPHLLDRARGLAAQGGRRILGVTGAPGAGKSTFAGHLVAALNAASPAGPLAVLVPMDGFHLAGRELERLGRAGRKGAPDTFDAAGYAALLTRLRAPEADTTVWAPDFDRAVEEPVAGSLPVDPGVPLVVTEGNYLLHDGGHWARVRPLLDEVWYLEADPAVRVRRLVDRHVRFGKDRGDAERWVRGSDERNARLVARDRDRADLVITAG from the coding sequence ATGGCCGTCCACTCCGTCCCGCCGCACCTCCTGGACCGCGCCCGGGGTCTCGCCGCCCAGGGCGGACGCCGCATCCTGGGCGTCACCGGCGCCCCGGGCGCGGGGAAGTCCACCTTCGCCGGGCACCTCGTCGCGGCGCTCAACGCCGCGAGCCCCGCGGGCCCGCTCGCCGTGCTCGTGCCCATGGACGGCTTCCACCTCGCCGGCCGCGAGCTGGAACGCCTCGGCCGGGCCGGCCGCAAGGGCGCCCCCGACACCTTCGACGCCGCGGGATACGCGGCCCTGCTCACCCGGCTGCGCGCCCCCGAGGCCGACACCACCGTCTGGGCCCCGGACTTCGACCGCGCCGTCGAGGAGCCCGTCGCCGGAAGCCTGCCCGTCGATCCGGGCGTCCCGCTGGTCGTCACCGAGGGCAACTACCTTCTCCACGACGGCGGCCACTGGGCACGGGTGCGTCCGCTGCTCGACGAGGTCTGGTATCTGGAGGCCGACCCCGCCGTCCGGGTGCGGCGCCTGGTCGACCGGCATGTGCGCTTCGGCAAGGACCGCGGGGACGCCGAGCGCTGGGTGCGGGGCTCCGACGAGCGCAACGCGCGGCTCGTCGCCCGCGACCGCGACCGCGCCGACCTGGTGATCACCGCCGGCTGA
- the treY gene encoding malto-oligosyltrehalose synthase, producing the protein MTPTATYRLQLQPDFPFAAAEAAVPYIAALGVSHLHLSPVLEAVPGSTHGYDVVDHGRVREELGGEQGLRALSRTAREHGLGLVLDIVPNHMAAAPAYNHALWEVLREGPGSPYARWFDIDWDAGDGKVLLPVLPGRVGDELARMRVEGDVLHHGEQRFPLRAATAHLPLPELLDHQWYRLGWWRLARTELNYRRFFTVSDLIGVRVEDTEVFDATHAKILELVHDGVVEGLRVDHPDGVADPEGYLRRLQDAAGEACWIVVEKILTGGERLPAGWPVAGTTGYDALHRIDGLFTDPAGIRQLSGAYRDFTEADDSLGGRWEDTVRRAAYTVVTHELAAETSTLVRIAERICAADPALRDLAPWALRDALRELLVRVPVYRPYRVDAEAALPEEAAAAARDTFTVAEEALAVDVVRDLALGRLGDGPDHGRFRARFAQTASALRAKAVEDTAFYRYAPLISANEVGGDPGDPAVGPASFHRFCARLAQDWAGTGTVLTTHDTKRSADVRARIAVLSECPERWAEFLAGITAQAAPPPDAQLAWVAWQTAVGLGLPDADRLEAALLKAVREAGVRTSWTEADPAYEKAVAAFVGSGPAGPARESVRRFVAELAPWVRANVLGAALLHLTMPGVPDVYQGSEREFLALVDPDNRAPARFGAPLPDPLPDPLPATADADAPAMSGTPRAADADTPVTAGTPRAAGRAEAAAPRRPARARTPAGAGHRTARSGPRSWRSPPPR; encoded by the coding sequence ATGACACCCACCGCCACCTACCGGCTCCAGCTCCAGCCGGACTTCCCGTTCGCTGCCGCCGAGGCGGCGGTCCCCTACATCGCCGCGCTCGGCGTGTCCCATCTCCACCTGTCCCCGGTGCTGGAGGCGGTGCCGGGGTCCACCCACGGGTACGACGTCGTCGACCACGGCCGGGTCCGCGAGGAGCTGGGCGGCGAACAGGGGCTGCGCGCCCTCTCGCGCACCGCCCGCGAGCACGGCCTGGGCCTCGTGCTGGACATCGTGCCGAACCACATGGCCGCCGCGCCCGCGTACAACCACGCGCTGTGGGAGGTGCTGCGGGAGGGCCCCGGCTCGCCGTACGCCCGCTGGTTCGACATCGACTGGGACGCGGGGGACGGCAAGGTGCTGCTGCCGGTGCTCCCGGGGCGCGTCGGCGACGAGCTCGCCAGGATGCGGGTAGAGGGTGACGTCCTGCACCACGGGGAGCAGCGTTTCCCGCTGCGCGCGGCGACGGCGCACCTGCCGCTGCCCGAGCTGCTCGACCACCAGTGGTACCGGCTCGGCTGGTGGCGCCTGGCCCGTACCGAGCTCAACTACCGGCGCTTCTTCACCGTGTCCGACCTCATCGGTGTCCGGGTGGAGGACACGGAGGTCTTCGACGCGACCCACGCCAAGATCCTGGAGCTGGTGCACGACGGGGTGGTCGAGGGGCTGCGGGTCGACCACCCCGACGGCGTCGCCGATCCGGAGGGCTATCTGCGCAGGCTCCAGGACGCGGCGGGCGAGGCCTGCTGGATCGTGGTGGAGAAGATCCTCACCGGCGGCGAGCGGCTGCCCGCCGGCTGGCCCGTCGCCGGCACCACCGGCTACGACGCGCTGCACCGGATCGACGGCCTGTTCACCGACCCGGCCGGGATACGGCAACTGAGCGGTGCCTACCGGGATTTCACCGAGGCCGACGACAGCCTCGGCGGCCGCTGGGAGGACACCGTGCGCCGCGCCGCCTACACGGTGGTGACCCACGAGCTGGCGGCAGAGACGTCCACCCTGGTGCGGATCGCCGAGCGGATCTGCGCCGCGGACCCGGCTCTGCGGGATCTGGCCCCCTGGGCCCTGCGGGACGCGCTGCGGGAGCTGCTGGTCAGGGTGCCGGTCTACCGCCCGTACCGGGTGGACGCGGAGGCCGCCCTGCCGGAGGAGGCGGCTGCGGCGGCCCGGGACACGTTCACCGTCGCCGAGGAGGCCCTCGCCGTCGACGTGGTGCGCGACCTGGCCCTCGGACGGCTCGGCGACGGCCCGGACCACGGCCGCTTCCGGGCCCGGTTCGCGCAGACGGCGTCGGCGCTGCGCGCCAAGGCGGTCGAGGACACCGCCTTCTACCGCTACGCCCCCCTCATCTCGGCGAACGAGGTGGGCGGCGACCCGGGCGACCCCGCGGTGGGGCCGGCGTCCTTCCACCGCTTCTGCGCCCGTCTCGCCCAGGACTGGGCCGGCACCGGCACGGTGCTCACGACCCACGACACCAAGCGCAGCGCGGACGTGCGGGCCAGGATCGCCGTGCTTTCGGAGTGCCCCGAGCGGTGGGCGGAGTTCCTCGCCGGCATCACCGCCCAGGCGGCCCCGCCCCCCGACGCCCAACTGGCCTGGGTGGCCTGGCAGACGGCGGTCGGGCTCGGCCTGCCGGACGCCGACCGGCTGGAGGCGGCGCTGCTGAAGGCCGTGCGGGAGGCCGGCGTCCGTACGAGCTGGACGGAGGCCGACCCTGCCTACGAGAAGGCGGTCGCCGCGTTCGTGGGCTCGGGTCCCGCGGGGCCCGCCCGGGAGTCGGTGCGGCGCTTCGTGGCGGAGCTCGCCCCCTGGGTGCGGGCCAATGTGCTCGGAGCGGCGCTGCTGCACCTCACCATGCCGGGGGTGCCCGACGTGTACCAGGGCTCGGAGCGGGAGTTCCTCGCCCTGGTCGACCCCGACAACAGGGCCCCCGCCCGCTTCGGCGCACCGCTCCCGGACCCGCTTCCCGATCCGCTCCCGGCCACGGCGGACGCGGACGCACCGGCCATGTCCGGCACACCGCGCGCGGCGGACGCGGACACACCGGTCACGGCCGGCACCCCGCGCGCGGCGGGCCGCGCGGAGGCGGCGGCTCCGCGCCGGCCGGCGCGGGCGCGGACGCCGGCGGGAGCGGGGCACCGGACAGCGCGGTCGGGGCCGAGAAGCTGGCGCTCACCGCCACCGCGCTGA
- a CDS encoding GNAT family N-acetyltransferase: MTELVIRALDSSEVSLFDTLPDPLGAAAGHATTVHRPEWKRVALRDGKVVARGAWWGGPDDDTPLNINWFDVAEGEEEAGAELLRTAPFQVELELNLPAGWRDDPVALAAGEARLRAARAAGYEVLVERYLYRWTPECGLPERPGRLDFRPEPDDAVFFDALRRIHSATLDAHALRAIAEGGLDQAAQEELDFFHWCPSPREWWQVAYTPEGEPVGIHIPAHNPGGPCVGFIGVLPEQRGRGYAYDLLVECTRFLAEQGAEFVAGGTDRGNFPMAANFARAGHPVVRERVNLVLAERR, encoded by the coding sequence ATGACCGAACTGGTCATCCGTGCGCTCGACTCGAGCGAGGTCTCTCTCTTCGACACCCTGCCCGACCCTCTCGGCGCCGCCGCCGGCCACGCCACGACGGTGCACCGCCCCGAGTGGAAGCGGGTCGCCCTGCGCGACGGCAAGGTCGTGGCACGCGGCGCCTGGTGGGGCGGCCCCGACGACGACACCCCACTGAACATCAACTGGTTCGACGTCGCCGAGGGCGAGGAGGAGGCGGGCGCCGAACTGCTGCGCACCGCACCCTTCCAGGTCGAACTGGAGCTCAATCTGCCCGCCGGCTGGCGGGACGACCCGGTGGCCCTGGCGGCGGGCGAGGCCCGGCTCCGTGCCGCGCGGGCCGCCGGCTACGAGGTGCTGGTCGAGCGGTACCTGTACCGCTGGACGCCGGAGTGCGGGCTGCCCGAGCGGCCGGGCCGGCTCGACTTCCGGCCGGAGCCGGACGACGCCGTGTTCTTCGACGCCCTGCGCCGCATCCACTCCGCCACGCTCGACGCGCACGCCCTGCGGGCCATCGCGGAGGGCGGCCTCGACCAGGCGGCCCAGGAGGAGCTGGACTTCTTCCACTGGTGCCCCTCGCCGCGCGAGTGGTGGCAGGTGGCGTACACGCCCGAGGGCGAGCCGGTCGGCATCCACATCCCGGCGCACAACCCGGGCGGGCCGTGCGTCGGCTTCATCGGTGTGCTGCCGGAGCAGCGCGGGCGCGGCTACGCCTACGACCTGCTGGTCGAGTGCACCCGCTTCCTCGCCGAGCAGGGCGCCGAGTTCGTCGCCGGCGGCACGGACCGGGGCAACTTCCCCATGGCGGCCAACTTCGCCCGGGCGGGCCACCCGGTGGTCCGGGAGCGCGTCAACCTGGTCCTGGCGGAACGCCGCTGA